The genomic window TATAGTCTCTAAGTCCGGCTATCTTGGAGTTTTTGGACTTATGACGCTTGAAAGCACGTTTATACCCATACCCAGCGAGGTTGTGCTTCCTCTTTCAGGCTATCTCGTTTACCTTCATACTTTTTCCCTTCCGCTGATCGTGGCTGATGCAGTACTGGCTTCAATGGTCGGTTCTTTCATAGATTACTACTTGGGATTGGTAATCGGCAGGCCCATAATCGTAAAGATACTTGCATTTTTCTATGTCAAGGAAGATTCTCTCGTAAGGGCGGAGAACTGGATAGACAAGTGGGGAGCAAGCTCCGTATTTTTTGCCAGATTTATACCGGGCGTAAGAAGTCTAATCTCGATACCCGCCGGCATGCTCAAAATGAAGGTCTGGATATTTGCCCTGATGACGTTTCTTGGTTCTGTCATCTGGTCAACAGTACTGATCTACATAGGATTGAGAGCAGGACCATACTGGTC from Thermoplasma sp. Kam2015 includes these protein-coding regions:
- a CDS encoding DedA family protein, translating into MEKGSMKLDGYFNLYGVIISIVLIGITATEIFELAELPFEKFFAAVSVGSLFSFSVSIVSKSGYLGVFGLMTLESTFIPIPSEVVLPLSGYLVYLHTFSLPLIVADAVLASMVGSFIDYYLGLVIGRPIIVKILAFFYVKEDSLVRAENWIDKWGASSVFFARFIPGVRSLISIPAGMLKMKVWIFALMTFLGSVIWSTVLIYIGLRAGPYWSSAVHSFSVILDQIIIDAIFIACLIYVGYFIYLKISSRTNTSY